A window of Juglans regia cultivar Chandler chromosome 7, Walnut 2.0, whole genome shotgun sequence contains these coding sequences:
- the LOC109001957 gene encoding protein PHYTOCHROME-DEPENDENT LATE-FLOWERING-like, with product MGISFKVSKTGTRFRLKPPLQSEVDVVDNVSENSKESSRKLQGDLREGGKDVAGVAAPSMSSEGLLPSAENEVSFTLNLFANGYSIGKPTENEAAHQAGLQDVPKLHPYDRTSETLFLAIESGRLPGDILDDIPCKFVDGTLVCEVRDYRKCECSGDPTSNGSPIVSKVCLKMSLENVVKDIPLISDNSWTYGDLMEVESRILKALQPQLHLDPTPKLDRLCNNPVPTKLDLALSSARRKRLRQMPEVTVTSSIKTHGKKVCIDRVPESSNSRLGDTGIISGNVVPRQQHENLTAPNLVPTNMLAIRPKNLAPEASVPALPLASHQSRYQMGVGTPRSMQDPGSGPTINAPGPSPAGQDIMISYADNVNSSASLLGKRDNQDGQMSPLSNFNKRARPTPVGLDGMQQQQIGSHMDGLHGQDINWKTTILQQQAMARGFPYSNTNSQKFPHQVFEGALNQDAGTMPFAAGQQGTRYGPKEEQFEMDKLDGSELNRNKNDMQMVETETSHLDTQQSRQQRLPQHAFMRSNFHQTPWNNLGQHLEKDARKEEQLQKRKAAQSPRFSNAAFSQSQLSSKSGEFSSGSVGPHFGAVATTAASQKEKAASTSVATVGGTPSLTSSANDSMQRQHQAQAAVKRRSNSLPKTPAMSGVGSPASVGNMSAPLNANSPSVGTPPLADQTMLERFSKIEMVTIRHQLNVKNRKVDNHPIRKPNTYSTRPLSAFLSTASNNEDFKDDASTRSLSKSLVGGNINTCKIRVLKFMQPEHIPPENAVSYRVRTRMIMSEKPYDGTVAMHYGEIEDGDFLSAEDHLPTLPNTHLADLLCTQLCSLMMREGYVVEDQVQRKPTRMNLASASQSNVAGVHHNSVADMQKYAAIPGQQSNEVAKQTNNGNASLNSPQNLLPDARMLPPGNPQALQMSQGFFSGVSMPQRSTQPDPQPSLHHHQQQQQQQQQQQQQHQQQQQQQQQQHQQQQQHQQQQQQQQQQQQQQQQQQQQQQSQHSLIQQQHSQFQRPSMMLATNPLSHLSAIGQNSNMQLGNRIQLLRQQQQPQMQRKMVMGLGTAVSMGNMGNNMVGLGGLGSAMGMGAARGIGGTGMSTPIGPISGMGNVGQNPMNLSNAISQQLRSGLNPQAAFSKLRMAHNRANMLGGPQSSIAGISGARQIHSGSTGLSMLGQSLSRANMNPMQPATMGPMGPPKLMAGINHYMNQQQQQQQQQQHSLQQQQHSLQQQQFQQQQQQQFQQQQQQQQQQFQQQLQQQQDTTSPLQSVVSPSRVGSPSTVGMSQLNQQTQQQQTSPQQMSQRTPMSPQQLSSGAIHAMSTGNPDACPASPQLSSQTLGSVSSITNSPMDLQGVNKSNSVNNV from the exons ATGGGTATCTCCTTCAAGGTCTCGAAGACCGGTACAAGGTTCCGCCTGAAGCCCCCGCTTCAATCAGAGGTCGACGTTGTCGACAACGTGTCGGAGAATTCCAAAGAGAGCTCAAGGAAGCTCCAG GGTGACCTTAGGGAAGGAGGTAAAGATGTAGCAGGAGTAGCTGCACCATCCATGTCTTCTGAAGGCCTTCTTCCATCTGCAG AGAATGAAGTTTCCTTCACATTGAACCTCTTTGCAAATGGATATTCTATTGGAAAACCAACAGAG AATGAAGCTGCACATCAGGCTGGACTTCAAGATGTTCCAAAGTTGCATCCATATGATAGGACGTCTGAAACTCTCTTCTTG GCAATTGAATCTGGCCGGTTGCCTGGAGATATTCTAGATGATATACCCTGCAAGTTTGTTGATGGGACGCTCGTATGTGAG GTGCGGGATTATCGGAAATGTGAATGTTCTGGTGATCCAACATCCAATGGATCCCCCATTGTTAGTAAAGTATGCCTTAAGATGTCATTGGAGAATGTAGTGAAGGATATTCCATTGATATCAGATAATTCTTGGACTTATGGTGATCTGATG GAAGTGGAGTCCCGCATACTGAAAGCCTTGCAACCACAACTTCATCTAGACCCCACTCCTAAGTTGGATAGGCTTTGTAATAACCCAGTCCCCACTAAG CTTGATTTGGCTCTTTCTAGTGCCCGGAGAAAGAGATTGAGGCAGATGCCTGAAGTTACTGTCACATCTAGTATTAAGACTCATGGGAAGAAAGTTTGCATAGACAGAGTACCTGAAAGTTCTAACTCTAGGTTGGGGGATACAGGAATCATTTCAGGAAATGTGGTGCCACGGCAACAACATGAGAATCTTACAGCTCCAAATCTTGTCCCAACAAACATGTTAGCCATTAGGCCCAAGAACTTAGCACCAGAGGCCTCAGTTCCTGCACTACCACTTGCTTCACATCAATCAAGATATCAAATGGGGGTTGGGACCCCCAGAAGTATGCAGGATCCTGGTTCAGGGCCTACTATTAATGCACCAGGGCCTTCTCCTGCTGGGCAGGACATCATGATCTCATATGCCGACAATGTGAATTCAAGTGCCTCGCTTCTTGGAAAGAGGGATAATCAAGATGGGCAAATGTCACCCTTGTCCAACTTTAACAAGAGGGCAAGGCCTACACCAGTGGGTCTTGATGGAATGCAACAACAGCAAATAGGGTCACATATGGATGGACTCCATGGCCAGGATATAAATTGGAAGACTACGATATTACAGCAGCAAGCAATGGCAAGGGGCTTTCcgtattcaaatacaaacagtCAAAAGTTTCCCCACCAGGTGTTTGAAGGGGCTCTGAATCAGGATGCTGGGACAATGCCATTTGCTGCAGGACAACAAGGAACACGATATGGTCCCAAGGAAGAGCAGTTCGAGATGGATAAATTAGATGGGTCGGAGCTCAACCGCAATAAAAATGATATGCAGATGGTGGAAACAGAAACAAGTCATCTGGACACACAGCAATCACGGCAGCAAAGACTACCACAGCATGCATTCATGAGATCTAATTTCCATCAGACACCTTGGAATAATCTTGGTCAGCATTTGGAGAAAGATGCCAGAAAGGAGGAGCAGCTCCAGAAAAGAAAAGCAGCTCAAAGTCCCCGGTTTTCTAATGCAgctttttctcaatctcaattatCGTCAAAATCTGGGGAATTTTCTAGTGGTTCAGTTGGACCCCACTTTGGAGCAGTTGCAACAACTGCTGCATCACAAAAGGAGAAAGCAGCAAGCACCTCAGTTGCTACTGTTGGTGGGACCCCATCTTTGACTTCCAGTGCTAACGATTCCATGCAACGGCAACACCAGGCCCAAGCTGCTGTGAAGCGGAGATCAAATTCTCTCCCCAAGACCCCAGCAATGAGTGGAGTTGGATCTCCAGCTAGTGTTGGTAATATGAGTGCTCCATTAAATGCAAACAGTCCTTCAGTTGGAACACCACCACTGGCAGATCAAACCATGCTTGAAAGGTTCTCAAAGATAGAAATGGTGACAATTAG GCATCAACTGAACGTCAAAAATAGGAAGGTTGATAATCACCCCATTAGGAAGCCCAACACATATTCCACTCGCCCTCTGTCAGCATTTCTCTCTACTGCCTCCAATAATGAAGATTTTAAAGATGATGCAAGCACAAGGTCTTTATCTAAGTCACTTGTAGGTGGCAACATCAATACCTGCAAAATAAGGGTCTTAAAATTTATGCAGCCAGAGCATATACCTCCAG AAAATGCTGTTTCTTATCGGGTAAGAACTAGAATGATCATGTCAGAGAAGCCATATGATGGTACAGTAGCAATGCATTATGGAGAAATAGAAGATGGCGATTTTCTTTCTGCGGAGGATCACCTTCCGACATTGCCCAATACA CACTTGGCGGATTTGCTTTGCACACAGCTTTGTTCACTG ATGATGCGTGAAGGATATGTTGTGGAAGATCAAGTCCAACGAAAACCAACTCGCATGAATCTTGCCTCGGCCAGTCAATCGAATGTTGCTGGAGTCCATCATAATTCAGTAGCTGACATGCAGAAATATGCGGCAATTCCTGGTCAACAATCAAATGAAGTTGCCAAGCAAACTAACAATGGCAATGCATCTCTAAACTCACCCCAGAATCTGTTACCGGATGCAAGGATGCTGCCACCTGGAAACCCCCAGGCTTTACAGATGTCTCAAGGATTCTTTTCTGGGGTTTCAATGCCCCAGAGATCAACGCAGCCAGACCCACAACCATCTCTTCATCAccatcagcagcagcagcagcagcaacagcagcagcaacagcaacatcaacagcagcagcagcagcagcaacagcaacatcaacagcagcagcagcatcaacaacagcagcagcagcagcaacagcaacagcagcagcagcagcagcaacagcaacagcaacaaAGCCAACACTCCTTGATTCAACAGCAGCATTCCCAGTTCCAGAGGCCATCTATGATGCTCGCAACAAATCCACTTTCGCACTTGTCTGCAATTGGACAGAATTCCAACATGCAGTTGGGCAACAGAATTCAGCTGTTACGGCAACAACAGCAGCCACAAATGCAACGGAAGATGGTGATGGGACTTGGGACAGCTGTCAGTATGGGAAACATGGGCAATAACATGGTTGGTCTTGGAGGCCTTGGCAGTGCAATGGGCATGGGAGCTGCAAGGGGAATAGGGGGAACTGGAATGTCAACACCAATTGGGCCTATATCTGGCATGGGCAATGTGGGGCAGAACCCGATGAATCTTAGCAATGCAATAAGCCAGCAACTTCGATCTGGATTAAATCCTCAAGCTGCTTTCTCAAAACTTAGAATGGCACACAACAGAGCAAACATGTTAGGTGGCCCTCAGTCAAGTATAGCAGGGATTTCAGGAGCTAGACAGATACATTCTGGCTCTACTGGTCTTTCAATGCTTGGTCAGAGTCTATCACGAGCTAACATGAACCCAATGCAACCGGCAACAATGGGGCCTATGGGTCCACCTAAGTTGATGGCAGGGATAAATCATTACATGAaccagcagcaacaacaacagcaacagcaGCAACATTCattgcagcagcagcaacatTCATTGCAGCAGCAGCAATttcaacagcagcagcagcagcaatttcaacagcagcagcagcagcagcagcagcaattTCAGCAACAGTTGCAGCAACAACAAGACACCACTTCACCGCTACAGTCTGTTGTCTCACCTTCACGAGTGGGCTCACCATCAACCGTGGGAATGTCACAACTGAACCAACAAACTCAGCAACAGCAAACTAGCCCTCAGCAAATGAGCCAGCGAACACCAATGAGCCCACAGCAGTTGAGCTCTGGAGCAATCCATGCCATGAGTACGGGTAATCCAGATGCTTGTCCAGCAAGCCCACAGCTGAGTTCTCAGACCCTTGGTTCGGTTAGTAGTATCACTAACTCTCCTATGGATCTACAAGGTGTGAATAAGAGCAACTCCGTAAATAATGTATAA